In Trifolium pratense cultivar HEN17-A07 linkage group LG7, ARS_RC_1.1, whole genome shotgun sequence, a genomic segment contains:
- the LOC123899118 gene encoding pleiotropic drug resistance protein 1-like isoform X1 has translation MEGTDIYRATNSLRARSSTVWRNSGVEVFSKSSREEDDEEALKWAALEKLPTYNRLRKGLLTTSHGAANEIDVTDLAFQEKQKLLDRLVKVAEEDNEGFLLKVKERVDRVGLDIPTIEVRYQNLKIDAEAFVGGRALPSFINAATNVIEVRRYRYYSTSSNDSRYFFLRSVLLLMLSLTSQNLTLFQGLLNVLHIIPSKKKHVAILKDVSGIVKPRRMTLLLGPPGSGKTTLLLALSGKLDKSLQVSGSVTYNGHGLNEFVPQRTAAYISQHDVHIGEMTVRETLAFSARCQGVGSRYDMLSELSRREKAANIKPDPDVDVYMKAISTEGQEYSISTDYVLKILGLDICADTMVGDEMLRGISGGQRKRVTTGEMLVGPANALFMDEISTGLDSSTTFQIVSSLRQYVHIMNGTAVISLLQPAPETYDLFDDIILISDGQVVYHGPREYVLDFFESMGFKCPERKGVADFLQEVTSKKDQAQYWVRRDQPYRFVTVTQFAEAFQSFHIGRKLAEELSVPFDKTKSHPAALTTKEYGLNKTELLKANFAREYLLMKRNSFVYIFKLSQLFVMALIAMTLFFRTEMHRDNQDQAGTYAGALFFTLVTIMFNGMSEISMTIAKLPVFYKQRDLLFYPSWAYAIPSWILKIPITILEVSLWVFLTYYVIGFDPNVGRFFKQWLVLFFMSQMASALFRATAALGRNMIVANTFGSFAVLTLLALGGFILSRKDIKGWWIWGYWISPLMYGQNALMANEFLGNSWHNATFDLGKTYLDARGFFPHAYWYWIGVGALAGFVFLLNALFGFALDILGPFDKPSATVPVEEDDSSNLREVELPRIESSGRGDSVTESSHGKKKGMVLPFEPHSITFDDIVYSVDMPAEMKEQGVTEDRLVLLKGVSGAFRPGVLTALMGVSGAGKTTLMDVLAGRKTGGYIDGDIKVSGYPKKQETFARISGYCEQNDIHSPHVTVYESLLYSAWLRLPAGVDTKTREMFIEEVMDLVELNSLRNSLVGLPGVSGLSTEQRKRLTIAVELVANPSIIFMDEPTSGLDARAAAIVMRTVRNTVDTGRTVVCTIHQPSIDIFEAFDELFLMKRGGQEIYVGPLGRHSTHLIKYFESVDGVSKIKDGYNPATWMLEVTTTAQELNLGLDFTEYYKNSDLYRRNKQLIQELGQPAPGSKDLHFASQFSQSFLVQCQACLWKQRWSYWRNPPYTAVRFFFTTFIGIMFGTMFWDLGGKHNNRQDLLNAVGSMYTAVLFLGVQNSSSVQPVVAVERTVFYREKAAGMYSALPYAFSQILVELPYVFAQAVTYGVIVYAMIGFDWTAEKFFWYLFFMYFTLLYFTFYGMMAVAVTPNHHVAAIVAAAFYAIWNLFSGFVVPRPAIPIWWRWYYWACPVAWTIYGLVASQFGDITTFMPQEGKDVKTFLDDFFGIKHNFIGECAIVVGGIAVAFAVIFAVAIKTFNFQKR, from the exons ATGGAAGGAACTGAtatatatagagctactaatAGTTTAAGAGCTCGAAGTTCAACTGTATGGAGAAACAGTGGAGTTGAAGTTTTCTCAAAATCATCTcgtgaagaagatgatgaagaagcaCTTAAATGGGCTGCACTTGAAAAATTACCTACTTATAACCGTTTGAGAAAAGGGTTGTTAACAACTTCTCATGGTGCTGCTAATGAGATTGATGTTACTGATCTTGCTTTTCAAGAAAAACAGAAACTTTTGGATAGGTTGGTTAAGGTTGCTGAAGAAGATAATGAAGGGTTTTTGTTGAAAGTCAAGGAAAGAGTTGATAG AGTTGGACTTGATATTCCAACAATTGAAGTTCGATATCAGAACCTGAAAATTGATGCTGAAGCTTTTGTGGGAGGTAGAGCTTTGCCTAGTTTCATCAACGCTGCTACTAATGTTATAGAGGTAAGGAGATACCGATATTATAGTACTTCATCAAATGATTCAAGATATTTCTTTCTTAGATCTGTTTTGCTTTTGATGTTGAGTCTCACAAGTCAAAATCTAACTTTGTTTCAGGGTTTATTGAATGTTCTTCATATTATCCCAAGCAAAAAGAAGCATGTGGCAATTCTTAAAGATGTTAGTGGAATTGTTAAACCTCGCAGGATGACACTACTTTTAGGTCCTCCTGGTTCAGGAAAGACCACATTGCTTTTAGCTTTATCAGGAAAGCTTGATAAAAGTCTTCAG GTATCTGGGAGTGTGACTTACAATGGACATGGATTGAACGAGTTTGTACCTCAAAGAACTGCTGCATATATCAGCCAGCATGATGTTCATATTGGAGAAATGACTGTGAGGGAAACCTTGGCTTTTTCAGCAAGGTGCCAAGGAGTTGGATCACGTTACG ACATGCTATCTGAGTTGTCTAGAAGAGAGAAAGCAGCAAATATCAAGCCTGACCCAGATGTTGATGTCTACATGAAG GCGATTTCAACCGAAGGTCAGGAGTATAGCATTTCAACAGATTATGTACTCAAG ATTTTGGGGTTGGATATATGTGCTGATACTATGGTGGGGGATGAAATGTTGCGTGGTATCTCTGGAGGACAAAGGAAACGTGTCACTACAGGAGAGATGTTGGTTGGACCAGCAAATGCATTGTTCATGGACGAAATTTCTACTGGGCTGGACAGTTCCACAACTTTTCAGATTGTGAGCTCTCTGAGGCAATATGTCCACATTATGAATGGAACTGCAGTCATATCACTGCTTCAGCCAGCACCTGAGACTTATGATCtttttgatgatattatcttaaTCTCTGATGGCCAAGTTGTGTACCATGGCCCCCGTGAATATGTTCTGGACTTTTTTGAATCTATGGGTTTCAAATGTCCTGAAAGGAAAGGTGTTGCTGACTTTCTTCAAGAAGTTACATCGAAAAAGGATCAAGCACAGTACTGGGTGCGCAGAGACCAACCATACAGATTTGTAACCGTTACTCAATTCGCTGAGGCCTTTCAATCATTCCATATTGGTAGGAAACTTGCCGAGGAACTTTCTGTTCCATTTGACAAGACAAAGAGCCATCCAGCTGCTTTGACAACCAAAGAGTATGGTCTTAATAAGACTGAGCTTTTAAAGGCTAACTTCGCAAGAGAGTACTTGCTCATGAAAAGGAATTCATTTGTTTACATCTTCAAGCTATCTCAG CTTTTCGTCATGGCTTTGATAGCAATGACACTATTTTTTCGGACTGAGATGCATCGCGATAATCAGGATCAAGCGGGTACTTATGCTGGTGCTTTGTTTTTCACACTAGTGACGATTATGTTCAATGGAATGTCTGAGATTTCTATGACGATCGCTAAACTCCCTGTTTTCTACAAGCAACGAGACCTTCTATTTTATCCTTCATGGGCATATGCTATTCCTTCGTGGATTCTCAAGATTCCCATTACAATATTAGAAGTTTCTCTTTGGGTGTTTCTTACCTATTATGTTATTGGATTTGATCCAAATGTTGGCAG GTTTTTCAAGCAGTGGCTTGTACTGTTTTTCATGAGTCAGATGGCTTCTGCATTGTTCCGAGCCACCGCAGCCCTGGGTAGAAACATGATTGTAGCCAACACGTTTGGGTCATTTGCAGTTCTCACACTTCTTGCATTGGGTGGCTTCATTCTCTCAAGAA AGGATATCAAAGGCTGGTGGATTTGGGGTTACTGGATCTCACCTTTGATGTATGGGCAGAATGCTTTGATGGCCAATGAATTTCTTGGGAACAGTTGGCACAAT GCTACTTTTGATTTGGGAAAAACATATCTCGATGCCCGTGGGTTCTTCCCACATGCATATTGGTATTGGATAGGCGTCGGGGCATTGGCTGGATTTGTGTTCCTTCTCAACGCGTTGTTTGGTTTCGCTCTTGATATACTAGGCCCATTTGATAAGCCTAGTGCAACAGTACCTGTAGAAGAAGACGATTCATCTAACTTACGAGAAGTTGAATTACCACGCATAG AAAGTTCAGGAAGAGGAGATTCTGTTACAGAGTCCAGCCATGGAAAGAAGAAAGGAATGGTTCTTCCATTTGAACCACATTCTATCACTTTTGATGATATTGTATACTCTGTTGACATGCCAGCG GAAATGAAAGAGCAAGGTGTGACAGAGGACAGATTAGTGCTTTTGAAGGGTGTTAGTGGCGCATTCAGGCCTGGTGTTCTTACAGCTCTGATGGGTGTAAGTGGAGCTGGTAAGACAACTTTGATGGATGTTCTGGCTGGTAGGAAAACCGGTGGATATATTGATGGAGACATAAAGGTTTCAGGATACCCTAAAAAGCAAGAAACATTTGCTAGAATCTCTGGCTACTGCGAGCAGAATGATATCCATTCACCTCATGTTACAGTTTATGAATCTCTTCTTTACTCGGCATGGCTTCGTTTACCTGCGGGAGTTGATACCAAGACCAGAGAG ATGTTCATTGAGGAAGTCATGGACCTGGTGGAGTTGAACTCATTGAGAAACTCCTTGGTTGGTTTGCCTGGTGTGAGTGGTCTCTCAACCGAACAACGCAAGAGGCTGACTATTGCAGTTGAACTAGTGGCTAATCCATCCATAATTTTCATGGATGAGCCTACTTCTGGTTTAGATGCTAGAGCTGCTGCAATTGTTATGAGAACCGTAAGGAACACAGTGGACACAGGAAGAACAGTTGTGTGTACCATCCATCAGCCTagcattgacatatttgaagcaTTTGATGAG CTATTCCTTATGAAACGTGGAGGACAAGAAATATACGTTGGACCACTGGGACGTCATTCTACTCATTTGATCAAGTATTTCGAG AGCGTTGACGGGGTGAGTAAAATCAAAGATGGATATAACCCAGCAACATGGATGTTGGAAGTTACAACTACCGCACAAGAACTTAATTTGGGTCTTGATTTTACCGAGTATTACAAAAATTCAGATTTATATAG GAGAAACAAGCAACTTATACAAGAACTTGGCCAGCCGGCTCCCGGTTCAAAGGATCTTCATTTCGCTAGTCAATTTTCGCAGTCTTTCTTGGTCCAATGCCAGGCATGCTTATGGAAGCAACGTTGGTCATATTGGCGTAATCCACCATACACTGCTGTGAGGTTTTTCTTCACTACATTCATAGGCATAATGTTTGGAACAATGTTCTGGGATCTTGGTGGCAAACA CAATAATAGACAAGACCTGTTGAACGCTGTGGGTTCAATGTATACTGCTGTTCTCTTCCTTGGAGTACAAAATTCATCTTCCGTGCAGCCAGTTGTTGCAGTTGAAAGAACTGTGTTTTATCGAGAAAAAGCTGCTGGAATGTATTCTGCCTTACCCTATGCATTTTCACAG ATTTTGGTAGAGCTACCTTATGTCTTTGCTCAAGCTGTGACATACGGAGTCATAGTCTACGCTATGATCGGATTTGACTGGACAGCAGAGAAATTCTTTTGGTATCTATTCTTCATGTACTTCACATTGCTCTACTTTACCTTCTATGGTATGATGGCTGTGGCAGTGACACCAAATCACCATGTTGCTGCTATTGTGGCTGCTGCATTTTATGCAATTTGGAACCTCTTTTCAGGATTTGTCGTCCCAAGACCT GCCATTCCAATTTGGTGGAGATGGTACTACTGGGCATGTCCAGTTGCATGGACCATCTATGGATTGGTTGCATCTCAATTTGGAGATATAACTACTTTTATGCCCCAAGAAGGAAAAGATGTGAAAACTTTCCTTGACGACTTTTTTGGTATCAAACACAACTTCATAGGAGAGTGTGCAATTGTGGTCGGTGGAATCGCTGTTGCCTTTGCAGTTATTTTCGCTGTTGCAATCAAGACCTTTAACTTCCAAAAGAGATAG
- the LOC123899118 gene encoding pleiotropic drug resistance protein 1-like isoform X2, which yields MEGTDIYRATNSLRARSSTVWRNSGVEVFSKSSREEDDEEALKWAALEKLPTYNRLRKGLLTTSHGAANEIDVTDLAFQEKQKLLDRLVKVAEEDNEGFLLKVKERVDRVGLDIPTIEVRYQNLKIDAEAFVGGRALPSFINAATNVIEGLLNVLHIIPSKKKHVAILKDVSGIVKPRRMTLLLGPPGSGKTTLLLALSGKLDKSLQVSGSVTYNGHGLNEFVPQRTAAYISQHDVHIGEMTVRETLAFSARCQGVGSRYDMLSELSRREKAANIKPDPDVDVYMKAISTEGQEYSISTDYVLKILGLDICADTMVGDEMLRGISGGQRKRVTTGEMLVGPANALFMDEISTGLDSSTTFQIVSSLRQYVHIMNGTAVISLLQPAPETYDLFDDIILISDGQVVYHGPREYVLDFFESMGFKCPERKGVADFLQEVTSKKDQAQYWVRRDQPYRFVTVTQFAEAFQSFHIGRKLAEELSVPFDKTKSHPAALTTKEYGLNKTELLKANFAREYLLMKRNSFVYIFKLSQLFVMALIAMTLFFRTEMHRDNQDQAGTYAGALFFTLVTIMFNGMSEISMTIAKLPVFYKQRDLLFYPSWAYAIPSWILKIPITILEVSLWVFLTYYVIGFDPNVGRFFKQWLVLFFMSQMASALFRATAALGRNMIVANTFGSFAVLTLLALGGFILSRKDIKGWWIWGYWISPLMYGQNALMANEFLGNSWHNATFDLGKTYLDARGFFPHAYWYWIGVGALAGFVFLLNALFGFALDILGPFDKPSATVPVEEDDSSNLREVELPRIESSGRGDSVTESSHGKKKGMVLPFEPHSITFDDIVYSVDMPAEMKEQGVTEDRLVLLKGVSGAFRPGVLTALMGVSGAGKTTLMDVLAGRKTGGYIDGDIKVSGYPKKQETFARISGYCEQNDIHSPHVTVYESLLYSAWLRLPAGVDTKTREMFIEEVMDLVELNSLRNSLVGLPGVSGLSTEQRKRLTIAVELVANPSIIFMDEPTSGLDARAAAIVMRTVRNTVDTGRTVVCTIHQPSIDIFEAFDELFLMKRGGQEIYVGPLGRHSTHLIKYFESVDGVSKIKDGYNPATWMLEVTTTAQELNLGLDFTEYYKNSDLYRRNKQLIQELGQPAPGSKDLHFASQFSQSFLVQCQACLWKQRWSYWRNPPYTAVRFFFTTFIGIMFGTMFWDLGGKHNNRQDLLNAVGSMYTAVLFLGVQNSSSVQPVVAVERTVFYREKAAGMYSALPYAFSQILVELPYVFAQAVTYGVIVYAMIGFDWTAEKFFWYLFFMYFTLLYFTFYGMMAVAVTPNHHVAAIVAAAFYAIWNLFSGFVVPRPAIPIWWRWYYWACPVAWTIYGLVASQFGDITTFMPQEGKDVKTFLDDFFGIKHNFIGECAIVVGGIAVAFAVIFAVAIKTFNFQKR from the exons ATGGAAGGAACTGAtatatatagagctactaatAGTTTAAGAGCTCGAAGTTCAACTGTATGGAGAAACAGTGGAGTTGAAGTTTTCTCAAAATCATCTcgtgaagaagatgatgaagaagcaCTTAAATGGGCTGCACTTGAAAAATTACCTACTTATAACCGTTTGAGAAAAGGGTTGTTAACAACTTCTCATGGTGCTGCTAATGAGATTGATGTTACTGATCTTGCTTTTCAAGAAAAACAGAAACTTTTGGATAGGTTGGTTAAGGTTGCTGAAGAAGATAATGAAGGGTTTTTGTTGAAAGTCAAGGAAAGAGTTGATAG AGTTGGACTTGATATTCCAACAATTGAAGTTCGATATCAGAACCTGAAAATTGATGCTGAAGCTTTTGTGGGAGGTAGAGCTTTGCCTAGTTTCATCAACGCTGCTACTAATGTTATAGAG GGTTTATTGAATGTTCTTCATATTATCCCAAGCAAAAAGAAGCATGTGGCAATTCTTAAAGATGTTAGTGGAATTGTTAAACCTCGCAGGATGACACTACTTTTAGGTCCTCCTGGTTCAGGAAAGACCACATTGCTTTTAGCTTTATCAGGAAAGCTTGATAAAAGTCTTCAG GTATCTGGGAGTGTGACTTACAATGGACATGGATTGAACGAGTTTGTACCTCAAAGAACTGCTGCATATATCAGCCAGCATGATGTTCATATTGGAGAAATGACTGTGAGGGAAACCTTGGCTTTTTCAGCAAGGTGCCAAGGAGTTGGATCACGTTACG ACATGCTATCTGAGTTGTCTAGAAGAGAGAAAGCAGCAAATATCAAGCCTGACCCAGATGTTGATGTCTACATGAAG GCGATTTCAACCGAAGGTCAGGAGTATAGCATTTCAACAGATTATGTACTCAAG ATTTTGGGGTTGGATATATGTGCTGATACTATGGTGGGGGATGAAATGTTGCGTGGTATCTCTGGAGGACAAAGGAAACGTGTCACTACAGGAGAGATGTTGGTTGGACCAGCAAATGCATTGTTCATGGACGAAATTTCTACTGGGCTGGACAGTTCCACAACTTTTCAGATTGTGAGCTCTCTGAGGCAATATGTCCACATTATGAATGGAACTGCAGTCATATCACTGCTTCAGCCAGCACCTGAGACTTATGATCtttttgatgatattatcttaaTCTCTGATGGCCAAGTTGTGTACCATGGCCCCCGTGAATATGTTCTGGACTTTTTTGAATCTATGGGTTTCAAATGTCCTGAAAGGAAAGGTGTTGCTGACTTTCTTCAAGAAGTTACATCGAAAAAGGATCAAGCACAGTACTGGGTGCGCAGAGACCAACCATACAGATTTGTAACCGTTACTCAATTCGCTGAGGCCTTTCAATCATTCCATATTGGTAGGAAACTTGCCGAGGAACTTTCTGTTCCATTTGACAAGACAAAGAGCCATCCAGCTGCTTTGACAACCAAAGAGTATGGTCTTAATAAGACTGAGCTTTTAAAGGCTAACTTCGCAAGAGAGTACTTGCTCATGAAAAGGAATTCATTTGTTTACATCTTCAAGCTATCTCAG CTTTTCGTCATGGCTTTGATAGCAATGACACTATTTTTTCGGACTGAGATGCATCGCGATAATCAGGATCAAGCGGGTACTTATGCTGGTGCTTTGTTTTTCACACTAGTGACGATTATGTTCAATGGAATGTCTGAGATTTCTATGACGATCGCTAAACTCCCTGTTTTCTACAAGCAACGAGACCTTCTATTTTATCCTTCATGGGCATATGCTATTCCTTCGTGGATTCTCAAGATTCCCATTACAATATTAGAAGTTTCTCTTTGGGTGTTTCTTACCTATTATGTTATTGGATTTGATCCAAATGTTGGCAG GTTTTTCAAGCAGTGGCTTGTACTGTTTTTCATGAGTCAGATGGCTTCTGCATTGTTCCGAGCCACCGCAGCCCTGGGTAGAAACATGATTGTAGCCAACACGTTTGGGTCATTTGCAGTTCTCACACTTCTTGCATTGGGTGGCTTCATTCTCTCAAGAA AGGATATCAAAGGCTGGTGGATTTGGGGTTACTGGATCTCACCTTTGATGTATGGGCAGAATGCTTTGATGGCCAATGAATTTCTTGGGAACAGTTGGCACAAT GCTACTTTTGATTTGGGAAAAACATATCTCGATGCCCGTGGGTTCTTCCCACATGCATATTGGTATTGGATAGGCGTCGGGGCATTGGCTGGATTTGTGTTCCTTCTCAACGCGTTGTTTGGTTTCGCTCTTGATATACTAGGCCCATTTGATAAGCCTAGTGCAACAGTACCTGTAGAAGAAGACGATTCATCTAACTTACGAGAAGTTGAATTACCACGCATAG AAAGTTCAGGAAGAGGAGATTCTGTTACAGAGTCCAGCCATGGAAAGAAGAAAGGAATGGTTCTTCCATTTGAACCACATTCTATCACTTTTGATGATATTGTATACTCTGTTGACATGCCAGCG GAAATGAAAGAGCAAGGTGTGACAGAGGACAGATTAGTGCTTTTGAAGGGTGTTAGTGGCGCATTCAGGCCTGGTGTTCTTACAGCTCTGATGGGTGTAAGTGGAGCTGGTAAGACAACTTTGATGGATGTTCTGGCTGGTAGGAAAACCGGTGGATATATTGATGGAGACATAAAGGTTTCAGGATACCCTAAAAAGCAAGAAACATTTGCTAGAATCTCTGGCTACTGCGAGCAGAATGATATCCATTCACCTCATGTTACAGTTTATGAATCTCTTCTTTACTCGGCATGGCTTCGTTTACCTGCGGGAGTTGATACCAAGACCAGAGAG ATGTTCATTGAGGAAGTCATGGACCTGGTGGAGTTGAACTCATTGAGAAACTCCTTGGTTGGTTTGCCTGGTGTGAGTGGTCTCTCAACCGAACAACGCAAGAGGCTGACTATTGCAGTTGAACTAGTGGCTAATCCATCCATAATTTTCATGGATGAGCCTACTTCTGGTTTAGATGCTAGAGCTGCTGCAATTGTTATGAGAACCGTAAGGAACACAGTGGACACAGGAAGAACAGTTGTGTGTACCATCCATCAGCCTagcattgacatatttgaagcaTTTGATGAG CTATTCCTTATGAAACGTGGAGGACAAGAAATATACGTTGGACCACTGGGACGTCATTCTACTCATTTGATCAAGTATTTCGAG AGCGTTGACGGGGTGAGTAAAATCAAAGATGGATATAACCCAGCAACATGGATGTTGGAAGTTACAACTACCGCACAAGAACTTAATTTGGGTCTTGATTTTACCGAGTATTACAAAAATTCAGATTTATATAG GAGAAACAAGCAACTTATACAAGAACTTGGCCAGCCGGCTCCCGGTTCAAAGGATCTTCATTTCGCTAGTCAATTTTCGCAGTCTTTCTTGGTCCAATGCCAGGCATGCTTATGGAAGCAACGTTGGTCATATTGGCGTAATCCACCATACACTGCTGTGAGGTTTTTCTTCACTACATTCATAGGCATAATGTTTGGAACAATGTTCTGGGATCTTGGTGGCAAACA CAATAATAGACAAGACCTGTTGAACGCTGTGGGTTCAATGTATACTGCTGTTCTCTTCCTTGGAGTACAAAATTCATCTTCCGTGCAGCCAGTTGTTGCAGTTGAAAGAACTGTGTTTTATCGAGAAAAAGCTGCTGGAATGTATTCTGCCTTACCCTATGCATTTTCACAG ATTTTGGTAGAGCTACCTTATGTCTTTGCTCAAGCTGTGACATACGGAGTCATAGTCTACGCTATGATCGGATTTGACTGGACAGCAGAGAAATTCTTTTGGTATCTATTCTTCATGTACTTCACATTGCTCTACTTTACCTTCTATGGTATGATGGCTGTGGCAGTGACACCAAATCACCATGTTGCTGCTATTGTGGCTGCTGCATTTTATGCAATTTGGAACCTCTTTTCAGGATTTGTCGTCCCAAGACCT GCCATTCCAATTTGGTGGAGATGGTACTACTGGGCATGTCCAGTTGCATGGACCATCTATGGATTGGTTGCATCTCAATTTGGAGATATAACTACTTTTATGCCCCAAGAAGGAAAAGATGTGAAAACTTTCCTTGACGACTTTTTTGGTATCAAACACAACTTCATAGGAGAGTGTGCAATTGTGGTCGGTGGAATCGCTGTTGCCTTTGCAGTTATTTTCGCTGTTGCAATCAAGACCTTTAACTTCCAAAAGAGATAG